A window of the Dickeya dianthicola NCPPB 453 genome harbors these coding sequences:
- the sspB gene encoding ClpXP protease specificity-enhancing factor, with protein sequence MTLSQLSPRRPYLLRAFYDWLLDNQLTPHLVVDVTVPGVQVPMEFARDGQIVLNIAPRAVGNLELADDSVRFNARFGGVPRQVFVPMASVMAIYARENGAGTMFEPEPAYEIVEEFGEQPQTEDESKPALMSVVDNESSASQNEQPDDEPPQPPRGGRPSLRVVK encoded by the coding sequence ATGACGTTGTCTCAGCTCTCTCCGCGCCGCCCGTATTTATTACGGGCCTTTTATGACTGGTTGTTGGACAACCAGTTGACGCCGCATCTGGTGGTGGATGTGACCGTCCCTGGCGTGCAGGTGCCGATGGAGTTTGCCCGCGACGGGCAGATTGTCCTAAATATTGCGCCGCGTGCGGTGGGAAATCTCGAACTGGCTGACGACAGCGTACGTTTCAATGCGCGTTTTGGCGGTGTCCCCCGTCAGGTGTTCGTTCCGATGGCGTCGGTCATGGCGATTTATGCCCGGGAAAATGGCGCGGGCACCATGTTTGAGCCGGAGCCGGCCTACGAAATCGTCGAAGAGTTTGGCGAACAGCCTCAAACCGAAGATGAGTCCAAACCGGCGCTGATGTCGGTGGTGGACAACGAATCTTCCGCCTCGCAGAATGAGCAGCCGGATGACGAGCCGCCGCAGCCGCCGAGAGGCGGTAGACCTTCCCTGCGTGTGGTCAAATAA
- a CDS encoding glutamate synthase small subunit, whose product MSQNVYQFIDLQRVDPPKKPLKIRKIEFVEIYEPFSESQSKAQADRCLACGNPYCEWKCPVHNYIPNWLKLANEGRIIEAAELSHQTNSLPEVCGRVCPQDRLCEGSCTLNDEFGAVTIGNIERYINDKAIEMGWRPDVSSVLPTGKRVAIIGAGPAGLACADVLTRSGVKAVVYDRHPEIGGLLTFGIPAFKLEKEVMTKRREIFTEMGIEFQLNTEVGKDVQLSDLLTEYDAVFLGVGTYQSMRGGLENEDAPGVYDALPFLIANTKHLMGFETGEQEPYTSMQGKRVVVLGGGDTAMDCVRTSIRQGATHVTCAYRRDEENMPGSKREVKNAREEGVEFRFNLQPLSVEINGAGKVCGVRMIRTELGAPDSNGRRRPEPVEGSEHVLEADAVIMAFGFRPHKMAWLAEHGVDLDTQGRIIAPEQSDSAFQTSNPKIFAGGDAVRGSDLVVTAIAEGRKAADGIMNYLEV is encoded by the coding sequence ATGAGTCAGAATGTTTATCAGTTTATCGACTTACAGCGCGTTGATCCGCCCAAGAAACCGCTGAAGATTCGTAAAATCGAGTTTGTTGAAATTTACGAGCCGTTCTCGGAAAGTCAGTCCAAGGCGCAGGCAGATCGTTGCCTCGCCTGCGGCAACCCTTACTGTGAATGGAAATGTCCGGTCCACAACTACATCCCGAACTGGCTGAAACTGGCCAACGAAGGCCGGATTATCGAAGCGGCGGAGCTGTCTCACCAGACCAACAGCCTGCCGGAAGTGTGCGGCCGCGTCTGCCCGCAGGATCGCCTGTGCGAAGGGTCTTGTACCCTGAACGACGAATTCGGCGCCGTCACCATCGGCAACATCGAGCGCTACATCAACGATAAGGCGATCGAGATGGGCTGGCGTCCGGACGTGTCGTCGGTACTGCCGACCGGCAAGCGCGTGGCGATTATCGGCGCCGGCCCTGCCGGGCTAGCTTGCGCCGACGTGCTGACCCGTAGCGGCGTAAAGGCGGTGGTTTATGACCGTCATCCGGAAATCGGCGGTTTGCTGACCTTCGGTATCCCCGCCTTCAAGCTGGAAAAAGAGGTGATGACCAAACGCCGTGAAATCTTCACGGAGATGGGTATCGAGTTCCAGCTTAACACCGAGGTCGGCAAAGACGTTCAGTTGAGCGACCTGCTGACGGAATACGACGCGGTCTTCCTGGGCGTCGGTACCTATCAGTCGATGCGCGGCGGGCTGGAAAACGAAGACGCGCCGGGCGTGTACGATGCGTTGCCGTTCCTGATTGCCAACACCAAGCACCTGATGGGCTTCGAAACCGGCGAACAGGAACCCTACACCTCGATGCAAGGCAAGCGCGTCGTGGTGCTGGGCGGCGGCGATACGGCGATGGACTGCGTGCGTACCTCGATTCGTCAGGGCGCGACGCACGTAACCTGTGCCTACCGCCGTGATGAAGAGAACATGCCGGGCTCCAAACGCGAAGTGAAAAATGCGCGCGAAGAAGGGGTGGAATTCCGCTTCAACCTGCAACCGCTGAGCGTCGAAATCAACGGCGCTGGTAAAGTGTGCGGCGTACGCATGATTCGTACCGAGCTGGGCGCGCCGGATTCCAATGGCCGCCGTCGTCCGGAACCGGTGGAAGGGTCCGAGCATGTGCTGGAAGCCGATGCGGTCATCATGGCGTTCGGTTTCCGTCCGCACAAGATGGCATGGCTGGCAGAGCACGGTGTGGATCTGGACACCCAGGGCCGGATCATCGCGCCGGAGCAAAGCGACAGCGCTTTCCAGACGTCAAACCCGAAAATCTTCGCTGGCGGCGACGCGGTGCGCGGCTCCGACCTGGTGGTCACGGCGATCGCCGAAGGCCGTAAAGCGGCTGACGGCATCATGAACTATCTGGAAGTGTAA